A genomic stretch from Neodiprion fabricii isolate iyNeoFabr1 chromosome 3, iyNeoFabr1.1, whole genome shotgun sequence includes:
- the LOC124179162 gene encoding uncharacterized protein LOC124179162 isoform X2, translated as MSNPLQDDLIAFNSTAEANSSEITKEAIAEESDAHASEPNELTPSSTEVSVCEICNRQFLKKKDLRSHFLVHVGQPRVVLNRIPNRKPAKKHVTDTYRLDPEKKGSLKLTLKKQGSTDSLKLTLKKSSISQDFAVVNTNLDSENYQRNDVAGSGTNDSKDTSNTENDADEPFENVMINQQQALFLICNMLQKYVILLQNYENNDYKTDERTDPLQDRDRPPFMDINEGDSGVGSDTVNAPEREDQAIEDQPSIDGLDNSEKVLPEIDDHEESDAIEATCREAIENLKKLGEDTRTVDPLADTGLPIEANTDETTAMIQQLTENSSISIIPKSSICPIPSPKPNSAHEVQGEASQSPKSNPDFNWNELSSDLSNRNTENTDKQGEQTVDQADPHTGSLLQNFLMEHHRRNENETSLSSNLPPGETEYVSLERLAETVSTCRVCNEKFPDITQLDVHKTNAGHFQCNIPDCVNLIFNSLREVSVHKAQAHGAPISPNLNQLSPHVNTSSPHGGSLGSTHSSNSPQLSRTSPLRSPHQTGTPPFISGNKNQRLSPPVNFDQLPAPVQQLAQQVQRMPLPQPQLPPSLPPGVNTLIPGPHYYQSRGGRPPMYNMPGPPQQMHFPPHLSHLYPPYNTAAYQHMSGAPPLMSQMPHQMSRGRYPAPHNLRAPRIPSQAGPVPRQRLKRSAQLVAPPQLQQTHAASKQRRMDVLVPDRNEDADCHIIAQQKRNDGLPVIQSVQGAVQPSVRNDSTIHLTDSITLSVRQPAQTGNSSSPTGKKSDAKAVANVLAARGITVTPAASKNKSSEQGKQLPQPQLRAPPSPSQAVNVTSLNLNSAISIIPATSQRKQQEQQGQFAVPQTRPSKQLTSDVDRPPRPPTVDLTQDTPQPLHHMTRRGRPSKAMLTCQVCDKIFQNQEMLTQHMATHQTPSKLLHKCHQCPAQYPTAQALAQHIQTYHKETETMLQNGGAELALPVVDLKSHQVLNRLSSLGIQSYIPLSQLSAQTGGYFGLPIVTRDGVRNSSICNLAALGANSVLSLGPLKYLPPR; from the exons aTGCACACGCCTCCGAGCCTAACGAGTTAACGCCATCATCGACTGAGGTTTCGGTTTGTGAAATTTGCAATCGACAGTTcctgaagaaaaaagatttacGTTCCCATTTTTTGGTTCACGTCGGACAACCTCGAGTTGTATTGAACAGGATTCCCAACCGAAAACCTGCCAAGAAGCACGTGACTGATACATATCGCCTTGATCCTGAGAAAAAGGGTTCATTGAAACTGACACTCAAGAAACAAGGCTCCACGGACTCACTCAAACTGACTCtgaaaaaatcatcaatctCGCAAGATTTTGCAGTTGTGAATACCAATTTGGATTCAgaaaattatcaaagaaaCGACGTGGCAGGTTCCGGGACAAATGATTCAAAGGATACATCCAACACAGAAAATGATGCCGATGAACCTTTTGAAAATGTGATGATAAATCAACAG CAGGCATTATTCTTGATCTGTAAtatgttacaaaaatatgtcatTTTACTGCAGAACTACGAGAATAATGATTATAAAACTGACGAGCGGACCGATCCCTTACAAGATAGAGATAGACCACCATTCATGGATATTAATGAAGGTGATTCAGGTGTCGGTAGCGATACTGTCAATGCGCCTGAACGAGAGGATCAGGCCATTGAGGATCAGCCATCGATCGACGGTCTAGACAATTCTGAGAAGGTTTTGCCTGAGATCGATGATCATGAAGAGTCTGATGCGATAGAAGCCACCTGCAGAGAagcgattgaaaatttgaagaaacttGGCGAAGACACCAG GACTGTAGATCCCTTGGCTGATACTGGTTTGCCAATAGAAGCGAATACCGATGAAACAACTGCGATGATTCAACAGCTTACAGAAAACTCATCAATTAGCATTATTCCTAAATCTTCCATATGTCCTATTCCATCCCCAAAACCAAATTCCGCACATGAAGTTCAAGGAGAAGCTAGCCAGTCTCCAAAATCAAATCCTGATTTTAATTGGAACGAACTATCGAGTGATTTGTCAAATAGAAATACGGAAAACACAGATAAACAGGGAGAGCAAACTGTAGATCAAGCAGATCCCCATACTGGTTcattattacaaaattttttaatggaaCATCACAGacgtaatgaaaatgaaacatctTTATCAAGTAATTTGCCGCCTGGAGAAACTGAATATGTATCACTCGAGAGGTTAGCAGAAACTGTGAGCACCTGTCGTGtctgtaatgaaaaatttccagatATAACTCAGCTAGATGTACACAAAACAAATGCTGGACACTTTCAGTGCAACATTCCAGATTGTGTGAACctcattttcaattcactaAGGGAAGTTTCTGTACATAAAGCTCAAGCACACGGAGCGCCAATATCTCCAAACTTGAATCAATTATCACCTCATGTAAATACAAGTTCACCCCATGGGGGTAGTTTAGGATCAACACATTCTTCAAACTCACCGCAATTAAGCAGGACATCCCCATTAAGATCGCCTCATCAAACTGGTACTCCACCTTTTATTTCTGGTAATAAAAACCAAAGGCTCAGTCCGCCAGTGAATTTTGATCAATTACCGGCACCTGTGCAACAACTTGCTCAACAAGTGCAACGTATGCCTCTACCTCAACCCCAATTACCTCCGTCTCTGCCTCCAGGTGTCAATACCCTTATTCCTGGTCCTCATTATTATCAGTCACGCGGAGGACGTCCTCCGATGTATAACATGCCTGGACCTCCTCAACAGATGCATTTTCCTCCACATTTATCCCATTTATATCCACCGTACAATACGGCAGCTTATCAACATATGTCTGGTGCTCCACCGCTCATGTCACAAATGCCCCATCAAATGTCGCGTGGCAGATATCCAGCTCCTCATAATCTCAG AGCGCCAAGGATACCTTCACAGGCTGGACCTGTACCCAGACAAAGACTGAAACGGTCGGCCCAACTAGTGGCCCCACCACAACTCCAACAAACGCATGCAGCATCTAAACAAAGACGAATGGATGTATTGGTACCTGATAGAAATGAAGATGCTGATTGTCACATAATCGCACAACAAAAGAGAAATGACGGATTACCTGTTATACAAAGTGTCCAAGGAGCAGTTCAACCATCTGTACGAAATGATTCAACCATACATTTAACAGATTCCATTACATTGAGTGTCCGACAGCCAG CACAAACGGGGAATTCCTCCAGCCCCACGGGTAAGAAATCTGATGCAAAAGCTGTTGCAAATGTACTGGCTGCTCGGGGAATCACCGTTACGCCTGCTGCAAGTAAAAACAAGAGCAGTGAACAAGGTAAACAACTTCCTCAACCACAATTGAGAGCACCACCTTCGCCATCCCAGGCAGTAAACGTGACATCGTTGAATTTAAATTCAGCAATATCCATCATTCCTGCAACTTCTCAAAGAAAACAACAGGAACAGCAAGGACAATTTGCAGTACCACAAACCAGGCCAAGCAAACAATTAACCAGTGATGTCGATCGACCACCCAGGCCTCCCACAGTTGATCTCACGCAAGACACACCCCAACCTTTGCATCACATGACACGACGAGGCAGACCATCAAA AGCTATGCTGACTTGTCAAGTatgtgacaaaatttttcaaaatcaagaaATGCTGACACAACACATGGCGACGCATCAGACACCTAGTAAACTGCTTCACAA GTGTCATCAGTGTCCAGCTCAGTATCCGACAGCACAGGCATTAGCCCAACATATACAAACTTACCATAAAGAAACAGAAACAATGTTACAGAATGGTGGGGCAGAGCTAGCACTACCGGTTGTAGATTTGAAATCGCATCAAGTTCTGAATCGTCTTTCAAGTCTTGGTATTCAAAGTTACATTCCTCTGTCTCAACTTAGTGCCCAAACTGGTGGCTATTTTGGACTACCTATAGTAACGAGAGATGGTGTACGTAACTCCAGTATTTGTAATTTAGCTGCCCTTGGTGCGAATTCTGTTTTAAGTTTAGGACCTCTCAAGTACTTGCCGCCCAGGTAA
- the LOC124179198 gene encoding transcription factor Adf-1-like, with protein MSLVDDIQLIEEVKKYPLLFDTNIKGYKDNETKDTTWVKIASDLQVKPHEAKNRWRNLRDRFVREKKLISSENETDKAQKASPWPLLEHMSFMWNFIIHRRRYTMNAVKNEPKTYLPIAPKSDTAEWMISLDCDDNNKALHSKNDHESKSKRQKLLPCQEQSMEETPELYHVSNDTRSYSQKTDQCISSQSYVADEQHYFCMSVAETLRRFTQRQSAEAKLKIQQILYETEFSNANTAFEDAFIDAH; from the exons ATGTCGCTGGTTGACGATATACAGCTAATTGAAGAAGTCAAAAAATATCCGTTGCTGTTTGACACTAATATTAAAGGTTATAAAGATAATGAAACGAAAGACACAACGTGGGTGAAAATTGCTTCGGACCTCCAGGTAAAAC CACACGAAGCAAAGAACAGATGGCGAAATTTGAGGGACCGATTTGTGCGCGAAAAGAAGTTAATATCATCTGAAAATGAGACTGACAAAGCACAGAAAGCTAGTCCTTGGCCTTTGTTAGAGCACATGTCATTCATGTGGAATTTCATAATTCACAGGCGCAGATATACCATGAATGCTGTCAAAAATGAGCCAAAAACTTATTTACCTATTGCTCCAAAAAGCGACACAGCGGAATGGATGATATCTCTGGACTGTGATGACAATAACAAAGCTCTCCACAGTAAAAATGATCACGAATCAAAATCCAAAAGACAAAAGCTTCTTCCTTGTCAG GAACAATCTATGGAGGAAACACCAGAATTGTACCATGTTTCCAACGATACACGGAGTTACTCTCAGAAGACAGACCAGTGTATCAGTTCCCAATCTTACGTAGCTGACGAACAGCATTACTTTTGTATGTCAGTAGCGGAAACGTTACGCAGATTCACCCAGCGACAAAGTGCAGAGGcaaagttaaaaattcaacaaattttatatgaaACTGAGTTTAGCAATGCCAATACTGCTTTTGAAGATGCCTTCATAGATGCGCATTGA